Part of the Xanthomonas sp. SI genome is shown below.
TGCCGCCCCAACTGCGCGCGCCACTGCGCGACGCGCGCATGCCGGTGGCAACGCCACGCGCAACCGATGCCGCGCGCCAGGCGCCACTGGCCGCGCTCGCGGCAGCACCGCCGCCCGCGGTGCAGGTGACGATCGGCCGCGTCGAGATCCGCGCCAACGCCGCCGCGCCCACCGCGGCTCCATCGAAGCCTGCGCGCAAGCCGGCGCTGGACCTGGACGCGTATCTGCAACAGCGCCATGGCGGTGGCCGATGAGCAACGCGCTGGCCATCGCCGCGGTCACCGCTGCACTCAAGGATCTGCTCAATGCCGGTCTGCTCGGCCTGGATCTGTCGGCGATCGGCAGCGTCGGCGTCAGCGCCTTGCCGCCGGACCGCATCGCCACCGGCCAGACCGAGCCCAACCAGCTCAACCTGTTCCTGTATCAGGTGACGCCGAACAGCGGCTGGCGCAACCATGCGCTGCCGGCGCGCGACAGCGCCGGCGCGCGCGTCGGCAAGCCGCCGCTGGCGCTGGACCTGCACTACATGCTCACCGCCTACGGCGCGCAGGACCTGGCCGCCGAAGCGCTGCTCGGTTTCGCCATGCAGTTCCTGCACGAGACGCCGATGCTCAGCCGCGCGCAGTTGCGCAGCGTGCTCGGGCCGCCGACGCCACCGTTCGGCAACCTGTCCGCACTGAGCCTGGCCGACCAGGTGGAATGGCTGAAGATCACTCCGTCGTTCCTCGGTGCCGAGGAGCTATCCAAGCTGTGGACGGCGATGCAGGCGCGCTACCGGCCATCGATGGCCTACCAGGTCTCGGTGGTGTTGATCGAATCCGATGCCGCGGCCAGCAGCGCCCTGCCGGTACTCAAGCGCGGCGCCGGCGACCGCGGGCCGATCGCGCTGGCGGGTGCGGCGCCGAGTCTGAGCAGCGTGCAACCGGCAGGGTCGACGCTGCTGCCGGCGGCGCGGCTCGGCGACACGCTGCTGCTGCGCGGCCGGCAACTGGCACTCGCCGACAGCATCGTGGTGTTCGAGCACGCGCGCAGCGGCGAACGGGTGGAACTGGCGCCGAACGCTGCAGAGGGTGACAGCGCCTTGCGTGTAACGCTGCCCGCCGACAGCGACA
Proteins encoded:
- a CDS encoding DUF4255 domain-containing protein is translated as MSNALAIAAVTAALKDLLNAGLLGLDLSAIGSVGVSALPPDRIATGQTEPNQLNLFLYQVTPNSGWRNHALPARDSAGARVGKPPLALDLHYMLTAYGAQDLAAEALLGFAMQFLHETPMLSRAQLRSVLGPPTPPFGNLSALSLADQVEWLKITPSFLGAEELSKLWTAMQARYRPSMAYQVSVVLIESDAAASSALPVLKRGAGDRGPIALAGAAPSLSSVQPAGSTLLPAARLGDTLLLRGRQLALADSIVVFEHARSGERVELAPNAAEGDSALRVTLPADSDSGAIDAWRCGFYTVRVRHAPTGLTPLSSGALALPLAPRIVATPLAAAPGALAVSIECRPRLTPLQHAAARLLFGSAELSPQAIDTPADPSLPTTLYFTVADAAAGRYPLRLRIDGVDSLPIQPGADGSFDFDPQQTVVVG